The proteins below are encoded in one region of Penicillium psychrofluorescens genome assembly, chromosome: 4:
- a CDS encoding uncharacterized protein (ID:PFLUO_007033-T1.cds;~source:funannotate), giving the protein MFIVSYVVSAILVCLEYIRLGRFYRPQLRILLVSFYLKASFIVLEIGVAIGFGICKKAKTPSKKNAAAILEWGMLNPNIWWKLHG; this is encoded by the exons ATGTTCAT AGTGAGTTATGTGGTCAGCGCCATCCTGGTGTGCCTTGAGTACATTCGCCTCGGCCGTTTCTATCGGCCACAGCTGCGAATATTACTCGTCAGCTTCTATCTTAAGGCTTCGTTCATCGTCCTTGAAATTGGTGTTGCCATTGGATTTGGCATCtgcaagaaagccaaaacTCCCTCAAAGAAGAACGCTGCCGCTATTTTGGAATGGGGTATGCTAAACCCCAACATTTGGTGGAAACTTCATGGCTAA
- a CDS encoding uncharacterized protein (ID:PFLUO_007034-T1.cds;~source:funannotate), producing the protein MSSAIHRSPLPDVALLDLDLISYLFSNPYNVSRDRTIFIDAVSGRSHTYDDVLQRTRSLASGLRQLGVQTGDTVAMMCPNSIDYPIICYGIIGAGATVSPSNATYTSEEVHHQLQTTGAKYLIVHSSLAQTVKDAVKGTAVQKVILQTGNDNPPAMDGVMMPTIEDLMAQKPTKDLVITPSALLDERSAFICFSSGTTGPAKGVITTHRNIVANLQQWDAHSTHGGAKLPTASVAFLPFSHIYAISYFVCGAFLRGMKTAVMASFDLDVFLNSIQTVQPEELAVVPPIVLLLVKDPRVEKYDLSSVRTILSAAAPLSKELAEALEGRFRKLYGTTVYCHQSYGLTETSPLVSRVSPERMVDKRHTVGCITPNMQFRFIDSETMQDVDMTIQDNGQLPLAEILCRGPNVTKGYLGNESATKDLFHVDSNGDKWMRTGDIATIDQDGYITIHDRIKELIKYKGHQVIPSELEGKLLEHSDVDDCGVTSQYIEDQATELPVAFVVLTAEARSQPQNAVAMNLNQWINERVAHHKRLRGGIRFIDAIPKSPSGKILRRKLKELVTRDRGASKL; encoded by the coding sequence ATGTCCAGCGCCATCCATCGTTCTCCCTTGCCCGATGTGGcacttctcgatcttgattTGATTTCATACCTTTTTTCCAACCCATACAACGTATCCCGCGACCGCACAATCTTTATAGATGCAGTCTCTGGGCGGTCTCACACCTATGATGATGTGCTTCAGCGCACCAGATCGCTGGCATCCGGTCTACGCCAACTCGGAGTTCAGACAGGCGACACCGTGGCTATGATGTGTCCTAACTCTATTGACTACCCCATCATCTGTTACGGCATAATTGGGGCTGGCGCAACAGTGTCTCCATCCAATGCCACCTATACCAGCGAGGAAGTCCATCACCAATTGCAGACAACCGGAGCCAAGTATCTTATTGTTCATTCATCGTTAGCGCAAACCGTCAAAGACGCCGTCAAGGGCACCGCAGTCCAAAAGGTCATTCTCCAAACAGGCAATGACAACCCTCCAGCTATGGACGGTGTAATGATGCCCACAATCGAGGATCTGATGGCTCAGAAACCAACGAAAGACCTCGTTATCACTCCATCCGCGTTGCTGGATGAGCGATCCGCATTCATATGCTTCTCCTCGGGAACGACAGGGCCAGCTAAAGGAGTCATTACCACTCATCGGAACATTGTGGCCAATCTGCAACAATGGGATGCACATAGCACTCACGGAGGAGCTAAGCTGCCTACTGCTAGTGTCGCATTCTTGCCTTTCAGCCATATCTACGCCATCAGCTATTTTGTCTGCGGCGCATTTCTTCGAGGAATGAAGACTGCTGTTATGGCAAGTTTTGACCTAGATGTCTTTCTGAACAGTATCCAGACTGTTCAACCAGAGGAACTGGCTGTGGTGCCTCCAAtcgtcctccttcttgtGAAGGACCCTCGGGTCGAAAAATACGATCTCAGCAGCGTGAGAACCATTCTATCGGCAGCAGCCCCGCTGAGCAAAGAGCTAGCTGAGGCTCTCGAGGGCCGGTTCCGGAAGCTGTATGGAACGACCGTTTATTGCCACCAGTCCTATGGTCTAACGGAGACGAGCCCACTTGTTAGCCGAGTTTCTCCAGAACGGATGGTCGACAAAAGACACACTGTCGGCTGCATCACTCCCAATATGCAGTTCCGATTTATTGATTCCGAGACTATGCAAGACGTGGACATGACAATCCAAGACAACGGCCAGCTTCCATTGGCAGAGATCCTATGCCGTGGACCGAATGTGACAAAGGGATATCTTGGAAACGAATCCGCCACTAAAGACCTGTTCCATGTTGACAGCAACGGAGACAAATGGATGAGAACCGGCGACATTGCTACAATTGATCAAGACGGTTACATCACAATCCATGACCGCATTAAGGAGTTGATCAAATACAAGGGCCACCAGGTCATTCCCAGCGAGCTTGAAGGCAAATTACTGGAGCATTCTGATGTTGATGACTGTGGTGTTACATCTCAATATATTGAGGATCAAGCAACTGAGCTGCCAGTTGCCTTTGTTGTTCTGACCGCGGAAGCCCGGTCACAGCCGCAAAATGCTGTTGCTATGAATCTGAATCAGTGGATAAATGAGCGTGTAGCACATCACAAGAGGTTGAGAGGTGGAATTCGGTTCATAGACGCCATTCCTAAGAGTCCCAGTGGGAAGATCTTGAGGAGAAAATTAAAGGAATTGGTTACGCGTGACCGCGGCGCTTCGAAGCTATGA
- a CDS encoding uncharacterized protein (ID:PFLUO_007035-T1.cds;~source:funannotate), with product MSAEAATAPANDTPVNGTPEANGAPAAAAAEGSSGEGAAANAQPHSASLYVGELDFSVTEAMLYELFSSIGQVASIRVCRDAVTRRSLGYAYVNYNNTADGERALEDLNYTLIKGKPCRIMWSQRDPALRKTGQGNVFIKNLDNAIDNKALHDTFAAFGNILSCKVAQDEFANSKGYGFVHYETAEAANNAIKHVNGMLLNDKKVFVGHHISKKDRQSKFEEMKANFTNIYIKNLELEIGDDEFHTMFEAFGEITSATLSHDQDGKSRGFGFVNYSTHESAQAAVEEMNEKDIKGQKLYVGRAQKKHEREEELRKQYEAARMEKASKYQGVNLYVKNLTDDVDDEKLRDIFTPYGTITSAKVMRETNGERSESPDSEEKENEANKENEEVKEAKEEEEEKAEDKEDEEDKGDKKGLGKSKGFGFVCFSSPDEASKAVTEMNQRMVNGKPLYVALAQRKDVRRSQLEASIQARNTIRQQQAAAAAGMPQPYMQPAVFYGPGQQGFIPGQRGGMAFPPQPGMVMPGMPGGRPGQFPGPFPGQQGGRGMGPNQQMPPNFQGMPMGMQGPGGMPNGMGYPMGQVQGFGGRGGGGRGQVPGMPMGQGMRGGPGFGGRGGPQMGRGQGRGQPAPGGPPAGREDGAAGGSNLQALAAAPAPQQKQMLGEALYPKIQAQQPELAGKITGMLLEMDNTELMGLLEDDDALRAKVDEALSVYDEYMKNKGTEGEATADSKPKEAAAKDASSEENKS from the exons ATGTCTGCCGAAGCTGCCACCGCTCCCGCCAATGACACCCCTGTCAACGGCACCCCCGAGGCCAACGGCGCCcctgccgctgccgctgccgaGGGCTCCTCCGGCGAGGGTGCTGCTGCCAACGCGCAGCCCCACTCGGCCTCGCTCTACGTCGGTGAACTCGACTTCTCCGTGACCGAGGCCATGCTCTACgagctcttctcctccatcgGCCAGGTCGCCTCCATCCGTGTCTGCCGTGATGCTGTCACTCGTCGCTCCCTGGGCTACGCCTACGTCAACTACAACAACACCGCCGACGGTGAGCGCGCTCTGGAGGACCTGAACTACACCCTCATCAAGGGCAAGCCCTGCCGTATCATGTGGTCTCAGCGTGACCCGGCTCTGCGCAAGACTGGCCAGGGCAACGTCTTCATCAAGAACCTGGACAATGCCATTGACAACAAGGCCCTGCACGACACCTTTGCGGCGTTTGGCAACATTCTCAGCTGCAAGGTCGCTCAGGATGAGTTCGCCAACTCCAAGGGCTACGGTTTCGTTCACTACGAGACTGCCGAGGCTGCCAACAACGCCATCAAGCACGTCAACGGCATGCTGCTGAACGACAAGAAGGTGTTTGTCGGTCACCACATTTCCAAGAAGGACCGCCAGAGCAAgttcgaggagatgaaggcCAACTTCACCAACATCTACATCAAGAACCTCGAACTGGAGATCGGCGATGATGAATTCCACACCATGTTCGAGGCGTTCGGTGAGATCACCTCGGCCACCCTCAGTCACGACCAGGATGGCAAGAGCCGTGGCTTCGGTTTCGTCAACTACTCGACCCACGAGAGTGCGCAGGCCGCCGTCGAGGAGATGAACGAGAAGGACATCAAGGGCCAGAAGCTCTACGTGGGCCGTGCCCAGAAGAAGCACGAGCgtgaggaggagctgcgcaagcAGTACGAGGCTGCCCGCATGGAGAAGGCCTCCAAGTACCAGGGTGTCAACCTGTACGTCAAGAACCTGACTGACGACGTGGACGATgagaagctgcgcgataTCTTCACCCCCTATGGTACGATCACCTCGGCCAAGGTGATGCGCGAGACCAACGGTGAGCGCTCCGAGTCGCCTGActccgaggagaaggagaacgaggccaacaaggagaacgaggaggtcaaggaggccaaggaggaggaagaggagaaggccgaggacaaggaagacgaggaggacaaggGCGACAAGAAGGGCCTTGGCAAGAGCAAGGGCTTCGGCTTCGTTTGCTTCAGCAGCCCCGATGAGGCCTCCAAGGCTGTGACCGAGATGAACCAGCGCATGGTTAACGGCAAGCCTCTCTACGTCGCCCTCGCTCAGCGCAAGGATGTCCGCCGCAGCCAGCTTGAGGCTAGCATCCAGGCTCGCAACACCATCCGTCAGCAGCaggctgctgccgctgctggcaTGCCCCAGCCTTACATGCAGCCAGCCGTCTTCTACGGCCCCGGCCAGCAGGGCTTCATTCCCGGCCAGCGTGGCGGCATGGCTTTCCCTCCTCAGCCCGGCATGGTCATGCCTGGTATGCCTGGCGGTCGCCCGGGTCAGTTCCCCGGTCCCTTCCCCGGCCAGCAGGGCGGTCGCGGCATGGGTCCCAACCAGCAGATGCCTCCCAACTTCCAGGGTATGCCCATGGGCATGCAGGGTCCTGGTGGCATGCCTAACGGCATGGGCTACCCCATGGGTCAGGTTCAGGGCTTCGGCGGtcgtggtggcggtggccgtggtcAGGTTCCCGGTATGCCGATGGGCCAGGGTATGCGTGGCGGTCCTGGATtcggtggtcgtggtggtccTCAGATGGGCCGTGGTCAGGGTCGTGGTCAGCCTGCTCCTGGTGGGCCGCCTGCTGGCCGTGAGGATGGTGCCGCTGGTGGTTCGAACCTTCAGGCTCTGGCTGCCGCTCCCGCTCCTcagcagaagcagatgctCGGCGAGGCTCTGTACCCCAAGATCCAGGCTCAGCAGCCCGAGCTGGCCGGCAAGATCACCGGTATGCTTCTGGAGATGGACAACACTGAACTGATGGGCCT TctcgaggacgatgatgctCTCCGcgccaaggtcgacgaggcTCTCAGTGTTTATGACGAGTATATGAAGAACAAGGGTACCGAGGGCGAGGCGACTGCCGActccaagcccaaggagGCTGCTGCCAAGGATGCTTCCTCGGAGGAGAACAAGTCGTAG
- a CDS encoding uncharacterized protein (ID:PFLUO_007036-T1.cds;~source:funannotate), which produces MFQSFTGNARRPRQVNLSGRTTNPFAAFPGGPAGRQTPHASNPQSAVAIAQQERLARQRERERQSASRVIQRTWRGYQSRMKTRDEWRMEWDKTERRRGSAMDVDDSEGDHPMYLSRRPTPYATAEECLSQLRLLVQFVGAGQKTDDVLRLIYFSSAFEQTFHSLPTIATEREWTELLKRLAKAMLYVLSSAADNPTCRVGVTPLLRTVVFLAGLIPKKMATIANYYFHAMASLTVNIHELSDQTGLTREDMLKGVLAMLRPITSETMTAYESFATSYLTVPNLESFLGRLDELASQINYKLLASAVGTRLAHEKTSSLNSNDIEHRLWLLAYLIFFHRYALGSQANHRAPELEFVSVVSELLTSTATYISRRMEMEEASDSEVASSEDYLDPFIKDQLSGLVNQESVTGLLSRIRSSHLSETDLAISDSEASNEARVLATYALTLLRVFPRRGDDIRMWLYLGSAPSGDQISGQPGAKIPAIKYFWQASRSSRIFQTISKDSTKVLPLLKLAEDTNALGSVDNLQKEREQEWTIILLFLELYTFVLKVMDDDEFFSSVSSFAASSNAQSSWTRESALPLKDVKEMTLFLKNLGFTLYWNSADLSEREPVEQSAGDLRSYFSSSMRSPGVTTKADEVEVKALVNNLPGVTDIPLDYFKGLVTGLLRMIHERDSRRKFLPPNHWLMTDRFDMEGFIPAVVAEEEKRHEFQEDEDDDGDLMDDGLNELRGLAGTSHAQQAIRNEALRRRQQRAARGKVLATIAPRLEILRNMPFFIPFATRVQIFRQFIFRDQLRRRQGYVDPDAWRMSVAQAAMGQMLNNQPASNDILARHHADIRRESLFEDAFSQFYELGDGLKEPIQISFIDRFGTMEAGIDGGGVTKEFLTSVTNEAFKTETELPMFSENDHHLLYPKPTAVEQCRAQLRATGLSEASAEYSAGVRALLRRYEFLGRIIGKCLYEGILVDVNFAPFFLLKWALTGGTGSAVKESSYRANLNDLKDLDEGLYQGLLQLKNYPGDVEDFSLDFTVTDTIPIPGATNRTVTKDLISQGSTTAVTNKNRLVYISYIARYRLQLQPALQTNAFLQGLGQIIQPAWISMFNQAELQTLVSGETGDIDVEDLRRNTLYGGVYTVGDDFQEHPTIQLFWEVMHKMSNEERQQVLRFVTSTPRGPLLGFSHLNPRFSIRDSSEDQERLPSTSTCVNLLKLPRYSNAETLRTKLLYAVSSGAGFDLS; this is translated from the exons ATGTTCCAATCCTTCACCGGCAACGCTCGTCGCCCACGCCAAGTGAACCTCAGCGGTCGCACCACAAACCCCTTTGCTGCATTCCCAGGTGGCCCCGCGGGCCGACAAACCCCACATGCGTCGAATCCCCAGAGCGCGGTCGCAATTGCGCAGCAAGAACGCCTTGCGAGACAACGGGAGAGGGAGCGGCAAAGTGCCAGCCGGGTCATCCAGCGAACATGGCGAGGCTACCAGAGTCGGATGAAGACGCGCGATGAGTGGCGGATGGAGTGGGACAAAACCGAGCGGAGGAGGGGATCTGCTATGGATGTCGACGACTCCGAGGGTGATCATCCCATGTACCTGTCTCGTCGTCCCACACCCTATGCGACGGCAGAGGAGTGTTTGTCCCAACTCCGGCTGCTTGTGCAGTTTGTGGGAGCGGGACAAAAGACAGACGACGTGCTTCGTCTGATCTACTTCTCCAGCGCATTCGAGCAGACATTTCACTCTCTGCCCACCATCGCTACAGAGAGGGAGTGGACGGAACTGCTGAAGCGCTTGGCCAAGGCCATGCTTTACGTCCTATCCTCAGCCGCCGATAACCCTACTTGCCGGGTTGGAGTGACACCCCTGCTTCGGACGGTCGTATTTCTCGCTGGGCTGATTCCGAAGAAAATGGCAACCATAGCCAACTACTATTTCCATGCAATGGCGTCCTTGACAGTCAACATTCATGAGCTATCCGATCAGACTGGGCTGACCCGCGAGGATATGCTGAAAGGTGTGCTCGCGATGCTTCGACCGATCACCTCAGAGACCATGACGGCCTATGAATCATTTGCGACCTCGTACCTCACAGTGCCCAACCTTGAATCGTTCCTTGGAAGACTCGATGAGCTTGCAAGTCAAATCAATTACAAATTGCTTGCTTCAGCGGTTGGGACTCGTCTCGCCCATGAGAAAACGAGTTCTCTCAACTCCAATGATATTGAGCATCGTCTCTGGCTTCTTGCAtacctcatcttcttccaccgaTATGCCCTGGGCAGCCAGGCGAACCATCGTGCTCCTGAACTAGAGTTTGTATCTGTGGTCTCAGAGCTGCTCACATCAACTGCCACTTATATCTCCCGACGCATGGAAATGGAGGAAGCGTCAGATTCGGAAGTGGCCTCCTCTGAAGACTATTTGGACCCATTTATCAAGGATCAACTCAGTGGACTCGTTAACCAGGAGAGTGTGACGGGTTTGCTCTCTCGAATTCGGTCGTCTCACCTGTCGGAGACAGACCTGGCAATTAGCGATTCTGAGGCGTCAAACGAGGCTCGAGTGCTGGCTACCTATGCGTTGACTTTGCTAAGAGTCTTCccgcgccgaggagatgaCATACGCATGTGGCTGTATCTCGGCTCGGCGCCTTCGGGCGACCAAATCTCTGGCCAGCCGGGGGCAAAGATTCCAGCCATCAAATATTTCTGGCAGGCATCTCGATCCAGTCGCATTTTCCAAACCATCAGCAAGGATTCAACAAAAGTTCTCCCATTACTGAAGCTCGCGGAAGATACAAATGCATTGGGGTCTGTCGACAATCTTcaaaaggaaagagagcagGAGTGGACGATCATACTTCTTTTCCTTGAACTCTACACTTTTGTTTTGAAAGTCATGGACGACGATGAGTTCTTTTCCAGCGTATCCTCCTTTGCTGCATCGTCAAACGCACAGTCATCTTGGACAAGGGAGAGTGCCTTGCCATTgaaggatgtcaaggagatGACACTGTTCCTTAAAAACCTTGGCTTCACTCTCTACTGGAACTCGGCCGATTTGAGTGAGAGAGAGCCAGTTGAGCAAAGTGCGGGCGACCTCCGCAGCTacttcagctcctcgatgCGATCTCCTGGCGTTACCACGAAAGCCGATGAGGTAGAAGTGAAGGCTCTTGTCAACAATCTCCCGGGAGTGACGGATATCCCGCTTGACTATTTCAAGGGGCTGGTCACGGGCTTACTTCGAATGATACACGAACGAGA CTCCCGGCGTAAATTTCTCCCTCCCAATCACTGGCTCATGACAGACCGTTTCGATATGGAGGGATTCATTCCGGCCGTTgtggccgaggaagaaaaacgaCATGAATTCcaggaagacgaagacgacgatggTGATCTGATGGATGACGGGCTGAACGAGCTTCGTGGATTGGCCGGAACGAGTCACGCCCAACAGGCGATTCGAAACGAAGCCCTGCGACGCCGTCAACAGCGTGCAGCCCGGGGAAAGGTACTGGCGACTATCGCTCCCAGACTCGAGATCTTGCGGAACATGCCGTTCTTTATTCCCTTCGCCACTCGTGTGCAAATCTTTCGTCAATTCATTTTTCGTGATCAGCTCCGTCGCAGACAAGGATATGTCGATCCAGATGCGTGGCGCATGTCCGTCGCTCAAGCCGCTATGGGACAGATGTTGAACAACCAACCCGCTTCCAACGATATCCTGGCCCGGCATCATGCCGATATTCGGCGCGAGAGCTTGTTTGAAGATGCGTTTTCGCAATTTTACGAGTTGGGAGATGGCCTCAAAGAACCGATCCAGATCAGCTTCATCGACCGATTCGGGACGATGGAGGCCGGCATTGACGGAGGTGGAGTGACTAAAGAGTTCTTGACTAGCGTTACCAACGAAGCCTTCAAGACGGAGACGGAGTTGCCTATGTTTTCCGAGAATGATCACCACTTGCTCTATCCGAAACCCACGGCCGTTGAGCAGTGCCGCGCACAACTACGGGCGACCGGATTGTCGGAGGCCAGTGCCGAGTACTCGGCCGGCGTACGCGCACTCCTCCGTCGTTACGAATTTCTGGGTCGGATAATCGGCAAGTGTCTTTACGAAGGAATCCTGGTGGATGTCAACTTCGCcccattcttcctcttgaAATGGGCGTTGACGGGTGGTACTGGCTCTGCGGTGAAAGAGTCCTCGTACCGCGCAAACCTGAATGATCTGAAGGACCTTGATGAAGGGCTCTACCAAGGCCTT CTGCAACTTAAGAACTACCCTGGGGACGTGGAGGATTTCTCGCTTGATTTCACCGTCACGGACACCATTCCGATTCCCGGGGCGACCAATCGCACAGTTACCAAAGATCTGATCTCGCAAGGCTCGACAACCGCAGTAACAAACAAGAACCGATTGGTGTATATTTCCTACATTGCCCGCTACCGTCTTCAACTCCAACCGGCTCTCCAGACCAACGCCTTTCTGCAGGGGCTGGGgcagatcatccagccgGCATGGATCTCCATGTTCAACCAAGCCGAGTTGCAAACGCTGGTGAGTGGCGAGACAGGCGACATTGACGTGGAGGACCTGCGACGCAACACGCTGTACGGAGGCGTATACACGGTCGGAGATGATTTCCAGGAACATCCGaccatccagctcttctggGAGGTGATGCACAAGATGAGCAACGAGGAGCGTCAGCAGGTGTTGCGATTTGTGACCTCCACGCCTCGGGGTCCCCTGCTGGGGTTTAGCCACCTGAACCCGCGCTTCAGCATCCGCGACTCCAGCGAGGACCAGGAGCGGCTCCCTAGCACCAGCACCTGTGTCAACCTGCTCAAGTTGCCGCGGTACTCGAATGCCGAGACGCTGCGCACCAAACTGCTGTACGCGGTGAGTTCCGGGGCGGGCTTTGATCTGAGCTAG
- a CDS encoding uncharacterized protein (ID:PFLUO_007037-T1.cds;~source:funannotate), whose protein sequence is MVKPSMPMMARLRLTTKHTRGGYYKGNRTGSMGSFVQPSSKYEVDWNKARTYVVPTDSMETFKLTPFVTKRMEPKRSRYWKDVELHGQIRSIPASLGGKEFLDLWADHNQEEVLEPQRKQQEAEETVRAAEEYVEAADENVKAAEEKAQAAEAKVKAADQATIAAKAARETLGTEPWRVARKEARKARSVAWKARSAASRAAQEAHEAREAAQKVREDREAAR, encoded by the exons ATGGTCAAACCATCAATGCCAATGATGGCGCGCTTGCGTCTGACCACCAAACACACCAGAGGCGGCTACTACAAGGGAAACCGGACGGGCTCCATGGGTAGCTTTGTGCAGCCAAGCAGCAAATACGAGGTCGACTGGAACAAGGCGCGCACCTACGTGGTTCCTACCGATTCCATGGAAACATTCAAG CTCACGCCCTTTGTCACGAAACGCATGGAGCCGAAGCGGAGCCGATACTGGAAGGATGTTGAGCTGCATGGACAGATTCGCAGCATCCCCGCGTCTCTTGGGGGCAAGGAATTCCTCGACCTCTGGGCCGACCACAACCAGGAGGAAGTTCTCGAGCCACAGAGAaagcagcaagaagccgaagaaaccGTCAGAGCGGCTGAGGAATATGTCGAAGCTGCCGACGAAAATGTCAAAGCAGCCGAAGAAAAAGCCCAAGCAGCCGAGGCAAAAGTCAAAGCAGCCGACCAAGCAACCATAGCAGCCAAAGCAGCCAGGGAGACCTTGGGTACCGAACCCTGGAGAGTAGCCAGGAAAGAAGCCAGGAAAGCCAGAAGTGTGGCCTGGAAAGCCAGAAGTGCAGCCTCGAGAGCAGCCCAAGAGGCCCACGAGGCCAGAGAAGCAGCACAAAAAGTTCGAGAAGACCGAGAAGCCGCCCGATGA